In Klebsiella aerogenes, the DNA window CAACCAGGTTAATGCCCGCAGCGGTCTGTACGCCGCGCAGGACGAGAAAATGAACCACCCACAGCAGGACCGATGCGCCGACGATCGACTGCCAGGTGTTGCCGTCGCCGAAAATGCGCGCCTCCGGCGTATCGGTGAAAAAGCTTAACGCGGAAAAGACGATAACCAGGTAGGAGACGTTGGCAATCACCGCGCACAGCCAGTAACCCCAGGCAGAGCAAAAACCGATGAGTTCGCCGAAACCTTCGCGGGCATAGGTAAAGATACCGCCGTCCAGTTCCGGGCGGATACGGGTCAGCAACAGCATGGCAAAGGCGAGGAATAAGATTCCGACGCCGGTGATAGCCCAGCCGATAAGCAGCGCAGACGGGCTGGCGACGGCAGCCATGTTTTGCGGCAAACTGAAAACGCCCGCGCCCAGCATTGAGCTGAGTACCAGTGCGGTCAAGGCGCTAAGGCCCAGTTTTTTTTCCATGGTATTTCCGAGGTAACAGCAGTGAATCAAGAATATTTATTTCACGAAATCGCATAAAAATGGAGGATTACGCTAAGGCGCGGGATTTTACGGAGTGTCTTGTGCGCATGCAATGGCGGCGGGCGAAAAAATGCAAAAAGGCGACATCATGTCGCCTTTTTAAGCAGTCAGATCCGATTACTTATACAGATCGGCGCTGATGGTGATGTTACCGCCACGTTCCTGCCACTGGCGGGTAATGTGGTAGTACTTCGCCCCTTTCTTAGCCGCGCGTTTCGCTGTCTGGTAAGAAATTTCAGTCATGTTGCCGTAGTTACCGGTGAACTTGATACTATCAAACGGCACCATCTGCGCCGCGGTGATTTTATTCACCTCTTCAACTTTGGTACCGTCCGGCAGTGTGACGGTGTAACGCCCGCCTTTGGATGACTGTGTTTCATAGAACAGGCCTACGCCGGTACCGGAACCGACGGAGGCAGAAGACGCCACGCCCGGAATTTCGACGTTTTTAGCCGCTTCGCCGCCTTTGGCCAGCGCGGCGCGACCCGCTTCGGAATCGGCCGGGATCGCATCCGGGCTCTGCAGAACGCGTTTCTGCGCGTCTTTTTTGTAGATGTAAGCGGTAATACGCTGGTTGCCGCCCTGGTTAGCATCAACCTGACGGACGATGAAGAAGGCGTAGGCGTCTTTTGCTTTTGCCGCTTTGGCGATGGCGTCGTTGACTTCCGGTTGGCTGCGATAGAAGCCTTGCACGGTCACGGTGTCATACGGCATCAGGGCGACGGCCTGATCTTTCGGCAATTCCATGACACCGTTGATGATGCGGTTTTTTGGTGTGTCGGCCTGCGGGGCATTTTCTTTATAAAAATCCGCAGTCACGCGCCAGTTGCCGCCGTTGCCGAAATCTGAAGTGTCGACAACATAGAAGGAAGCTGCGCCATCTTTATCCGCTTTGCGGGAGACGGCCTGTACGGCGTCGCCAATTGCATTAAAACGGCCAGTGACGACAACGCGGTCATAGGGCTTCAGCGCTGCCGCTTGCTCCGGAGTCAGCTCGGTCGCTGCATGGGCAGACAACGCGGTGGTAGCCAGAAGAGCAGACGCCAGGAGTGTGTTCTTAAGCTTCATAAAAATAATCCTTTGCCTTGCGCAAACCATGTACTGGTATTGTTGTTGACTGAAAACAGGTGATTATTGCATTTAAACAACACAACTGTCTGCGTCATTTTTCACTTCCCGCCCGAATCGTTCGTTACAAAAATATAACAAACACTGATATGTTGAAAAAACAGCCGTTTGAACAGCAAAATCGATAATCAATATCACTTTTATAAGTTAACGTAATGTTAACGCAATGATGCCGGCGGTAATAAATGGCGAATTACTCCGTCAGGTAAGCGAATTATCAGGTTCTGGCATAAAATTAAGGTAAATATTGCTGCCTGATGCCGGTGAGACTGATTTTTCTCAATAAAATCAAAAATTCTGTTTTAACGATGTAGATCACAATCGGTATTTTCAGTAGGTTATAAAAAGTTTGTTACTGTTTCATTTTCCAGATGAATACCCGTGCGGCGTTTTACGCCGCCGCTGGCCCATTTGTGAAAAAAATAAACCATCATCAAAAACCGATGGAAGGGAAAACTATGCGAATTGGGATACC includes these proteins:
- the ydgH gene encoding DUF1471 family protein YdgH codes for the protein MKLKNTLLASALLATTALSAHAATELTPEQAAALKPYDRVVVTGRFNAIGDAVQAVSRKADKDGAASFYVVDTSDFGNGGNWRVTADFYKENAPQADTPKNRIINGVMELPKDQAVALMPYDTVTVQGFYRSQPEVNDAIAKAAKAKDAYAFFIVRQVDANQGGNQRITAYIYKKDAQKRVLQSPDAIPADSEAGRAALAKGGEAAKNVEIPGVASSASVGSGTGVGLFYETQSSKGGRYTVTLPDGTKVEEVNKITAAQMVPFDSIKFTGNYGNMTEISYQTAKRAAKKGAKYYHITRQWQERGGNITISADLYK